The following is a genomic window from Defluviimonas aquaemixtae.
CGCATGACCGAGACGGCAAGTGCAGCTGTGATCCGCAGCGACGGGGTCTGGAAAACCTTTCGTGATATGTCGCGACAGTCGATGAAGGCGGTCCGCCTCCAGGGCCAGGCGAAGGAAGAGATTGGAATGGTGTTTCAGAGGGTGTCGATGCCGCATCGCACGGTGCCTGACAATGTCGTCGTCTCGCTCGTGGTTCGGGGAATCGACTGCGTGACCGGCGAGACGGCTTGTCAGCGCAAAGACCTCGGCTCGGCCTCGGACCGTATCCGCGTCGTCGCCCGTGGCGGCTTGCTCGATGCCGATCTGGCGGCCAAGAAGCTCCGTGAAGTCGTCAGGATCGACATCAACGCCATCTCCACAGTGAATGGGCTGATTGCGGGCGGCGAGGACATCTCGGACACGATCGGCTGTGATGCAGATGCATAGATCGCAGATCTTCAGATCGAATGCGGCAGCTGACTCGAAACGCGCGAGCGGCGCTTGACCGACATCTCCGCATCCGGCGCGCGGTGCCGTGCCTCCAGTTCCGACACAAGGCCATGACCCAAACAGCGCACTACGTCTTTCTTCTGATCGAAAACTTCTCACATCTCGCGTTTTCCTGTGTGCTCGAGCCGCTCAGGATCGCCAACCTCGTGTCCGGCCAGCCGCTTTACCGCTGGTCGCTCGCTTCGGAGAGTGGCGTCTCGGCTTCCGGCGGGACCGCGTCGGCGGATCTCATGCTGCACCTGATTGCGCGATCACGGCACGAACCTGGCCACCGCAGTCGCCGATCAGATGGTCTACAACTCGGTCCGGGAGGGCTCGGCGGCACAACAGGTCTCGCTCCAGTCGCGCCACGGCATGGGCAATGCGCATCTGACCCGTGCCATCCAGATCATGGAAGACAACATCGAAACGCACCTCGCGCTCCACGAACTCGCCGAGAATCTCGGCATCTCCTCCCGCCAGATCGAGCGGCTGTTCGGCAAGTATCTAAACACATCGCCCAAGCGCTGCGTGGTGCAGATGCGGCCCCACCGGGCGCGCAACCTGATCGTGCAGACTGAGCAGTCGATCGCCCAGATCGCGATGGCGTGCGAATTCAGCTCGACATCGCATTTCTCCAACGTCTTCCGCAGCCATTTTGGCGTTTCCCCGCTCAGCCATCGGTCGACTCTCACCTAAGCAGTCTGCAACCACGCGACTGGTATCGGCGAAGATGTCTTCGCGCTCGCCGGCATCGCATCCGAGGACCCCGGGAATGCGCGCGAAACATTCGCGAGACGCTTGCGACGCCTGAAGGCCTTAGACGAAGCGGAAGGCATTTAGATACGCTTGGGAGCGGCAATTTGACTGCCTGAACATGAATGCCGGCTTTAGGCCCCCCCGATCACGGCAATATCGGGATAGCGAAAAAAGCGATTTCTCGGGCAAGTGACGTAGTCGGCCAACTGGATTCAATCAGGACCCGCGCGGCGTCGCG
Proteins encoded in this region:
- a CDS encoding helix-turn-helix domain-containing protein; protein product: MRDHGTNLATAVADQMVYNSVREGSAAQQVSLQSRHGMGNAHLTRAIQIMEDNIETHLALHELAENLGISSRQIERLFGKYLNTSPKRCVVQMRPHRARNLIVQTEQSIAQIAMACEFSSTSHFSNVFRSHFGVSPLSHRSTLT